A region from the Pseudomonas sp. KU26590 genome encodes:
- a CDS encoding enoyl-CoA hydratase translates to MDYTTILKEVRGRVALLTLNRPEALNALNAQMISELNHALDELERDHGIGCIVLTGSAKAFAAGADIKEMAELKYPQIYLDDLFSDSDRVANRRKPIIAAVSGFALGGGCELALMCDFILAADNARFGQPEIKLGVLPGMGGTQRLTHAVGKAKAMEMCLTGRLIDAVEAERAGLVARIVPQEQLLDEALKVAAGIAAKSLPTAMMVKESVNRAFEVSLAEGIRFERRVFHAAFASEDQKEGMAAFIEKREPVFKHR, encoded by the coding sequence ATGGATTACACAACAATCCTCAAAGAAGTGAGAGGTCGCGTTGCGCTCTTGACCCTCAACCGCCCCGAGGCTCTCAACGCCCTGAACGCTCAGATGATCAGCGAACTCAACCATGCCCTTGACGAGCTGGAGCGCGATCACGGCATCGGCTGCATTGTCCTGACCGGCTCGGCAAAAGCGTTCGCTGCCGGGGCCGACATCAAGGAAATGGCCGAGCTGAAATACCCGCAGATCTATCTGGACGACCTGTTCAGCGACAGTGATCGGGTGGCCAATCGCCGCAAGCCGATCATTGCAGCGGTCTCGGGATTTGCCTTGGGCGGTGGCTGCGAACTGGCGCTGATGTGCGACTTCATCCTCGCCGCCGACAACGCACGCTTCGGTCAGCCGGAAATCAAGCTGGGCGTGCTGCCGGGCATGGGCGGCACCCAGCGCCTGACCCACGCGGTCGGCAAGGCCAAGGCCATGGAAATGTGCCTGACCGGGCGCCTGATCGACGCCGTCGAAGCGGAGCGTGCCGGGTTGGTGGCGCGTATCGTGCCCCAGGAGCAACTGCTGGATGAGGCGCTGAAGGTCGCGGCCGGCATTGCGGCCAAGTCGTTGCCGACGGCCATGATGGTCAAGGAAAGCGTGAACCGCGCGTTTGAAGTCAGCCTGGCCGAAGGCATTCGTTTCGAGCGCCGGGTGTTCCATGCGGCGTTTGCCAGCGAGGACCAGAAGGAAGGCATGGCGGCGTTCATCGAGAAGCGCGAGCCGGTGTTCAAGCATCGCTGA
- the tspO gene encoding tryptophan-rich sensory protein TspO, translated as MTFYIFLIACCAAASTGILFQPGSWYESLQKPRFTPPNWLFPVAWTTIYLLLAWAGYRLTLIPGSETVLALWAAQIALNTLWTPVFFGAHRLMAGMVIISLLWLVVAAMVVLGIQLDLITGLILFPYLVWLTVAAALNFSILRHNR; from the coding sequence ATGACCTTCTACATCTTCCTCATCGCCTGCTGCGCAGCGGCCAGCACCGGCATTCTCTTCCAACCCGGTAGCTGGTACGAATCGCTGCAAAAGCCACGCTTCACCCCGCCCAACTGGCTGTTTCCGGTGGCCTGGACGACGATCTATCTGCTGCTGGCCTGGGCCGGTTATCGCCTGACCTTGATTCCCGGCAGTGAAACGGTGCTGGCGTTGTGGGCCGCGCAGATTGCCTTGAATACACTGTGGACGCCGGTGTTCTTCGGCGCCCATCGACTGATGGCGGGCATGGTCATCATCTCGCTGCTGTGGCTGGTGGTGGCCGCCATGGTCGTGCTGGGGATCCAGCTGGACCTCATCACCGGGCTGATCCTGTTCCCGTACCTGGTCTGGCTGACCGTGGCGGCGGCGCTGAATTTCTCGATTCTGCGCCATAACCGGTAA
- a CDS encoding YebC/PmpR family DNA-binding transcriptional regulator — MGAQWKVKHREAAANAKGRIFGKLSKEIMIAARSGADPDMNARLRLVVEQAKKASMPRETLERAIKKGAGLLGEHVHFEKLTYEGFAPHKVPVIVECLTDNINRTVSEIRVLFRKGQLGAEGSITWDFDHLGMIDAVAAKEDADAEEAAIEAGAQDVELGEEGVATFYTDVTDLDAVCKTLPEFGFTVESAKIGYRPKNPVEGLTEEQMAEVEAFLEAIDSNDDVQNVYVGLAG, encoded by the coding sequence ATGGGCGCACAGTGGAAGGTCAAACACAGAGAAGCGGCAGCCAACGCCAAAGGGCGTATTTTCGGCAAGCTGTCCAAGGAGATCATGATTGCCGCGCGCTCCGGCGCTGACCCCGACATGAACGCGCGCCTGCGTCTGGTGGTCGAGCAGGCCAAGAAAGCCTCGATGCCGCGCGAGACCCTCGAACGCGCCATCAAGAAAGGCGCCGGTTTACTCGGCGAGCACGTGCACTTCGAAAAGCTCACCTACGAAGGCTTCGCGCCGCACAAAGTGCCGGTCATCGTCGAGTGCCTGACCGACAACATCAACCGCACCGTGTCGGAAATTCGCGTGCTGTTCCGCAAGGGCCAGCTGGGCGCCGAAGGGTCGATCACCTGGGATTTCGACCACCTGGGCATGATCGACGCCGTTGCCGCCAAAGAGGATGCCGACGCTGAAGAGGCCGCTATCGAAGCCGGCGCTCAAGACGTTGAACTAGGCGAAGAGGGCGTCGCGACGTTCTATACCGACGTCACCGACCTGGACGCGGTGTGCAAGACCCTGCCCGAATTTGGTTTCACCGTTGAGTCGGCCAAGATCGGCTACCGCCCGAAAAACCCGGTTGAAGGCCTGACTGAAGAGCAGATGGCTGAAGTGGAAGCGTTCCTCGAAGCGATCGACAGCAACGATGACGTGCAGAACGTGTACGTCGGTCTGGCTGGCTAA
- a CDS encoding winged helix-turn-helix transcriptional regulator, with product MDIGGQKVGTAVIPSGLEAQEIVRLSQNACRALSDDEDGLKRDILGHSGNRWSLGVVHTLGVTSPLRHAELRRQLHGVTQRMLTHTLRQLERDGLISRHDFGEKPLRVEYALTELGMGLLVQMIPLWTWVIEQAEGFTAARRRYDAATLRRASEGGCEPSDQD from the coding sequence ATGGACATCGGCGGGCAAAAAGTAGGCACAGCGGTGATACCGAGCGGCCTGGAAGCGCAGGAAATCGTGCGGCTTTCGCAGAACGCCTGTCGCGCGCTCAGCGACGACGAGGACGGTCTCAAGCGCGATATCCTCGGCCACTCCGGCAACCGGTGGTCACTGGGCGTGGTGCACACGCTCGGCGTGACCAGCCCGTTGCGCCACGCCGAGCTGCGGCGCCAGCTGCATGGCGTCACACAGCGAATGCTGACGCACACCCTGCGCCAGCTGGAACGCGACGGGCTGATCAGTCGTCATGACTTCGGCGAGAAGCCGTTGCGCGTCGAATACGCGCTGACCGAACTGGGCATGGGCTTGCTGGTGCAGATGATTCCGCTGTGGACCTGGGTCATCGAACAGGCGGAGGGGTTTACAGCGGCGCGCCGACGCTATGACGCGGCAACGCTACGGCGCGCCAGTGAGGGAGGCTGCGAGCCGTCCGATCAGGATTAA
- a CDS encoding TetR/AcrR family transcriptional regulator, with protein MAIKEGIRTGGRSARVQTSIHAAVRDLLQEQERSALSVPMIAARAGVTPSTIYRRWGDLTSLLADAAVERLRPDEPVDCGNLRDDLRTWVEVYLEETNSAPGREMMRDVVASSATLCSGKCLNMVRDQLQIIIDRARERGEQSPSADELVDAVVAPMVYRILYAESAPSLERMHQLLDRSLS; from the coding sequence ATGGCTATCAAAGAAGGCATTCGCACCGGCGGCCGCAGTGCCCGGGTGCAGACATCGATTCACGCGGCGGTTCGCGATCTGCTCCAGGAGCAGGAGCGTTCGGCCCTCAGCGTGCCCATGATTGCGGCCCGTGCCGGTGTTACACCGTCGACGATCTACCGGCGCTGGGGCGACCTGACTTCGCTGCTGGCCGACGCCGCTGTCGAGCGTTTGCGCCCGGATGAGCCAGTAGATTGCGGCAACCTGCGCGATGACCTGCGCACCTGGGTCGAGGTCTACCTCGAAGAAACCAACTCGGCGCCGGGCCGCGAAATGATGCGCGACGTGGTCGCCAGCAGCGCGACCCTGTGCTCGGGCAAGTGCCTGAACATGGTCCGCGATCAACTGCAGATCATCATCGACCGGGCGCGGGAACGTGGTGAACAGAGTCCTTCGGCGGACGAACTGGTGGACGCTGTCGTGGCGCCCATGGTCTACCGCATTCTGTACGCCGAATCGGCGCCGTCCCTTGAGCGCATGCATCAATTGCTGGATCGCTCCCTGAGCTGA
- a CDS encoding leucine-rich repeat-containing protein kinase family protein encodes MHTLADLRAGKLAGITRLTLSADLGEFPEEIFSLADSLEVLDLSGNRLTELPADLHRLKRLKVLFCSNNPFTRLPECLGQCEQLFFVGFKACEIVDVPANALPPSLRSLVLTDNRIETLPEAIGDCVHLQKLMLAGNRLRQLPASLARCQRLELVRIAVNDFHELPHWLLEMPALAWLAFAGNPLNDIHTEAPIRQIPWPQLALQQVLGEGASGVIQQAQWRADDDASALDVAVKLYKGDVTSDGSPLNEMQACIAAGRHAHLIPVLGQIQDQPQGARGLVMELISPSFVTLARPPTLESCTRDTYTGTRLSASTVKRMAAGIAAACAHLHAHGINHGDLYAHNILWNEGGDSLLGDFGAAAFYPDEETGRRLERIEVRAFGVLLGELLDCCAESDSQTGELRELERRCVQANVMQRPGFAEVERQF; translated from the coding sequence ATGCACACCCTTGCAGACCTGCGTGCCGGCAAACTGGCAGGCATCACGCGGCTCACTCTCAGCGCCGACCTCGGCGAATTCCCCGAGGAGATTTTCAGCCTCGCCGATTCGCTGGAAGTGCTGGACCTGAGCGGCAACCGGCTGACCGAATTGCCCGCCGACCTGCACCGGCTCAAGCGCCTGAAAGTCCTGTTCTGCTCCAACAATCCGTTTACCCGCCTGCCGGAATGCCTGGGGCAGTGCGAGCAGCTGTTCTTCGTCGGCTTCAAGGCCTGCGAGATCGTCGATGTCCCGGCCAACGCGTTGCCGCCCTCGCTGCGCTCGCTGGTGCTGACCGACAACCGTATCGAAACCCTGCCTGAAGCCATCGGCGACTGTGTGCACCTGCAAAAGCTGATGCTCGCGGGCAACCGGCTGCGGCAATTGCCGGCATCACTGGCCCGCTGCCAGCGCCTGGAATTGGTGCGGATCGCGGTCAACGACTTCCATGAACTGCCCCACTGGCTGCTGGAAATGCCCGCACTCGCGTGGCTGGCGTTTGCCGGCAATCCGCTGAACGACATCCACACCGAAGCGCCGATCCGGCAGATTCCGTGGCCGCAACTGGCGCTGCAACAGGTGCTGGGCGAAGGCGCTTCCGGGGTGATTCAGCAGGCGCAGTGGCGCGCTGATGACGACGCTTCGGCGCTGGACGTCGCGGTGAAGCTGTACAAGGGCGATGTCACCAGCGACGGCTCGCCATTGAACGAGATGCAGGCGTGCATTGCAGCGGGGCGTCATGCTCATCTGATTCCGGTGCTCGGGCAGATCCAGGACCAACCGCAAGGCGCTCGCGGGCTGGTGATGGAGCTGATTTCGCCTTCTTTCGTCACCCTCGCACGGCCCCCGACCCTGGAATCCTGCACACGCGATACCTACACCGGCACCCGGCTGAGCGCTTCGACCGTGAAGCGTATGGCCGCCGGGATCGCCGCAGCGTGCGCACATTTGCATGCCCACGGTATCAACCACGGCGATCTGTACGCCCACAACATCCTCTGGAACGAGGGTGGGGACAGCCTGCTGGGGGATTTCGGCGCCGCGGCGTTCTACCCGGATGAAGAAACGGGAAGAAGGCTGGAGCGCATTGAAGTGCGGGCGTTCGGGGTATTGCTGGGGGAATTGCTGGACTGCTGCGCCGAGAGCGATTCGCAAACTGGGGAGTTGCGGGAGTTGGAGCGGCGTTGCGTGCAGGCGAATGTGATGCAGCGGCCCGGGTTTGCGGAGGTTGAACGGCAGTTCTGA
- a CDS encoding sensor histidine kinase yields the protein MSEFDNHDEAGGAGADHEFVRLAQNKEKALAHLASLRRELFEAEASAGNVMHIELLVEANQKLVLAALAAQVQAPAASAHPDVYQELREANQHLVISALHAQTLQAQAELSLSQHRTAMASVAHEMRNPLTPISLIAERMVRASSDKLPEMRAMIEGQVQHLSRMVEDLLDVSRASSGKLRLTYAHVDIVEIIHEAVEACAPMMHKKNLHLGVSLPDSPLLVNGDRIRIVQIFTNVLTNSAKYTPCGGNIGLCATPVAEGLEIIVSDNGMGISAHALPVIFDAYVQDTQAVGFNGSGLGIGLTVVRQLVEAHGGSVTAHSEGEGKGCHFTILFPLVGSAP from the coding sequence ATGAGTGAGTTCGACAACCATGACGAAGCCGGGGGCGCAGGCGCAGACCACGAATTCGTCCGGCTCGCTCAAAACAAGGAGAAGGCCTTGGCGCACCTGGCGTCCCTGCGCCGAGAGCTGTTTGAGGCTGAAGCCTCTGCCGGCAATGTCATGCACATTGAGTTGCTGGTGGAAGCCAATCAGAAACTGGTGCTGGCGGCGTTGGCAGCGCAGGTGCAAGCGCCAGCCGCCAGTGCACACCCCGACGTCTATCAGGAGTTGCGCGAAGCTAACCAGCATCTGGTGATTTCTGCGCTCCACGCGCAAACCCTGCAGGCCCAGGCCGAACTGTCCCTGTCCCAGCATCGCACCGCCATGGCGTCGGTCGCCCATGAAATGCGCAACCCGCTGACGCCGATCAGCCTGATCGCCGAGCGCATGGTGCGCGCGTCCAGCGACAAACTGCCGGAAATGCGCGCGATGATCGAAGGCCAGGTGCAGCATCTGTCGCGCATGGTCGAAGACTTGCTGGATGTTTCCCGGGCGAGCAGCGGCAAATTGCGTCTGACCTACGCCCACGTGGACATCGTTGAGATCATCCACGAGGCCGTTGAAGCCTGCGCGCCGATGATGCACAAGAAAAACCTGCACCTTGGCGTCAGCCTTCCCGACTCGCCCCTGCTGGTCAACGGCGACCGCATCAGGATCGTGCAGATTTTCACCAACGTGCTGACCAACTCGGCAAAGTACACCCCCTGCGGCGGCAACATCGGGCTGTGCGCCACCCCCGTTGCCGAGGGGCTGGAGATCATCGTCTCCGACAACGGCATGGGCATTTCCGCCCACGCACTGCCGGTGATCTTTGACGCTTACGTACAGGACACCCAGGCAGTGGGCTTCAACGGCTCCGGCCTGGGCATCGGTCTTACGGTGGTCCGGCAACTGGTGGAAGCCCATGGCGGCAGTGTTACCGCCCACAGCGAGGGCGAAGGCAAGGGCTGCCATTTCACTATTTTGTTTCCTCTGGTGGGATCTGCGCCGTAA
- a CDS encoding SDR family NAD(P)-dependent oxidoreductase produces the protein MQIEGKVFLVSGGASGLGAATAQMLIDAGARVMLVDVNAEALAAQVAKLGGNARASVCDITQESAVQAAVDAALSAFGQINGVINCAGIVGAEKILGKEGPHGLDSFSRVINVNLIGSFNLLRLAAAAIAESTADAGGERGVIINTASVAAYDGQIGQAAYAASKGAIVSLTLPAARELARYGIRVMTIAPGIFETPMMAGMTPQVRESLSAGVPFPPRLGKPEEYAALARHIIENSMLNGEVIRLDGALRMAAR, from the coding sequence ATGCAGATCGAAGGCAAGGTATTTCTGGTCAGTGGCGGCGCGTCCGGGCTGGGTGCGGCCACCGCACAGATGCTCATCGACGCAGGGGCCAGGGTGATGCTGGTGGACGTCAACGCCGAGGCGCTCGCGGCTCAGGTGGCAAAACTGGGCGGCAATGCCCGCGCCAGCGTCTGCGACATCACCCAGGAGAGCGCCGTACAGGCCGCGGTGGACGCGGCGCTGAGCGCGTTCGGTCAGATCAATGGCGTCATCAACTGCGCCGGCATCGTCGGCGCCGAGAAAATCCTCGGCAAGGAAGGCCCCCACGGCCTCGACAGCTTCAGTCGTGTGATCAACGTCAACCTCATCGGCAGCTTCAACCTGCTGCGCCTGGCCGCCGCGGCCATCGCCGAAAGTACGGCGGATGCCGGCGGCGAGCGTGGCGTCATCATCAATACCGCGTCGGTTGCCGCCTACGACGGCCAGATCGGCCAGGCGGCGTACGCGGCCTCCAAGGGCGCCATTGTCAGCCTGACCTTGCCCGCCGCCCGTGAACTGGCGCGTTACGGCATTCGCGTCATGACCATCGCCCCGGGCATTTTCGAGACCCCGATGATGGCCGGGATGACCCCGCAGGTGCGCGAGAGCCTGTCCGCCGGCGTGCCATTCCCGCCACGGCTGGGCAAGCCCGAGGAATACGCTGCGCTGGCCCGCCACATCATTGAAAACAGCATGCTCAACGGCGAGGTGATCCGTCTGGACGGCGCCTTGCGCATGGCCGCTCGCTAA
- a CDS encoding aromatic alcohol reductase — MQADIPNVKPHILVLGAGELGLAVLRGLTARADESANISVLLRQASVESASPEKQKEIAAIRSLGVAIEVADIADASMEELAAVLSRYDTVISCVGFAAGRGTQRKLTQAALASGVKRYIPWQFGVDYDVIGRGSPQDLFDEQLDVRDLLRAQSRTEWLIIATGMFTSFLFDPAFGVVDLPAGRVNALGSLDTAVTVTTPQDIGNLTAAIVLHSPRFINQVVYTAGDTLTYGDLADLLERVTGGPFERRASSVPQLLAALEVKPGDNLRKYRAVFAMGRGVAWDGAQTFNGQHGIAVTDAEGWARAHLTRD, encoded by the coding sequence ATGCAGGCTGATATTCCAAACGTCAAACCACACATTCTGGTCTTGGGCGCGGGCGAACTGGGCCTCGCCGTGCTGCGAGGACTCACCGCCCGTGCGGACGAATCAGCGAACATCAGCGTGCTGTTGCGCCAGGCCAGTGTCGAAAGCGCCTCCCCGGAAAAGCAAAAGGAAATCGCCGCGATCAGGTCCCTTGGAGTGGCCATTGAGGTGGCTGACATCGCCGACGCCTCGATGGAGGAACTTGCTGCGGTACTCAGCCGCTACGACACCGTGATCAGCTGCGTGGGATTCGCCGCAGGCCGGGGCACCCAGCGCAAGCTGACCCAGGCCGCCCTCGCCTCTGGGGTGAAGCGCTACATCCCCTGGCAGTTCGGTGTCGATTACGACGTGATTGGCCGTGGCAGCCCGCAAGACCTGTTCGACGAGCAACTGGATGTGCGCGACTTGCTGCGCGCTCAGTCCCGAACCGAATGGCTGATCATTGCCACGGGCATGTTCACCAGCTTCCTTTTCGATCCGGCGTTCGGAGTGGTTGACCTGCCTGCCGGGCGGGTCAATGCACTGGGCAGCCTGGACACGGCGGTCACGGTGACGACGCCGCAAGACATCGGCAACCTCACTGCCGCTATCGTCCTGCACAGCCCGCGCTTCATCAATCAGGTGGTGTACACCGCCGGCGATACCCTCACCTACGGCGATCTCGCCGATCTGCTTGAGCGCGTCACCGGAGGGCCATTCGAGCGCCGAGCCTCCAGCGTGCCGCAGTTGCTGGCAGCCCTTGAGGTAAAGCCCGGCGACAACCTGCGCAAATACCGCGCAGTGTTCGCCATGGGGCGCGGGGTCGCGTGGGACGGGGCGCAGACGTTCAATGGCCAGCACGGTATTGCGGTCACGGATGCCGAGGGTTGGGCACGGGCGCATCTGACTCGGGATTAA
- a CDS encoding acetyl-CoA C-acyltransferase yields the protein MSLNKRQTLNDDPVVIVSAARTPMGAFQGDLQSLTAPQLGAAAIRAAVERAGIDAAQVDEVLFGCVLPAGLGQAPARQAALGAGLSDATTCTTLNKMCGSGMQAAILGHDMLLAGSADVVIAGGMESMSNAPYLLEKARSGYRMGHGQIIDHMFLDGLEDAYDRGCLMGTFAETCAGLENFSREAQDGFAVASLTRAQEAMTRGWFAAEIVPVEVMIGKERKTIRQDEQPPKAKLDKIPHLKPAFREGGTVTAANSSSISDGAAALTLMRQSEAHRRGLKPLAVIHGHAAYANEPGLFPTAPVGAIDKLMGKTGWSLAEVDLFEINEAFAVVALVTMARLQLPHHKVNVHGGACALGHPIGASGARILVTLLSALKQRGLKRGVAAICIGGGEATAMAVELID from the coding sequence ATGTCTTTGAACAAACGCCAGACGTTGAACGACGACCCCGTGGTGATCGTGAGCGCTGCGCGCACGCCCATGGGCGCCTTTCAGGGCGATCTGCAAAGCCTGACCGCGCCGCAACTGGGCGCCGCTGCCATCCGCGCTGCGGTGGAACGCGCGGGCATCGATGCAGCGCAGGTCGATGAAGTGCTGTTCGGTTGTGTACTGCCGGCCGGGCTGGGTCAGGCGCCGGCGCGTCAGGCGGCACTGGGCGCCGGGCTCAGCGACGCCACGACCTGCACCACGTTGAACAAGATGTGCGGGTCGGGCATGCAGGCGGCCATCCTCGGCCACGACATGCTGCTCGCCGGGAGCGCCGACGTGGTCATCGCCGGTGGCATGGAGAGCATGTCCAACGCGCCGTATCTGCTGGAGAAGGCCCGCAGCGGTTACCGCATGGGCCACGGCCAGATCATCGATCATATGTTTCTCGACGGCCTCGAAGACGCCTACGACCGAGGTTGCTTGATGGGCACCTTCGCCGAGACGTGCGCCGGACTTGAAAATTTCAGTCGGGAAGCTCAGGACGGTTTTGCAGTTGCTTCGCTGACCCGGGCGCAGGAGGCCATGACGCGCGGCTGGTTCGCCGCTGAAATCGTCCCGGTGGAAGTCATGATCGGCAAAGAGCGCAAGACCATTCGCCAGGACGAACAGCCGCCCAAGGCGAAGCTGGACAAGATCCCGCACCTTAAACCGGCGTTCCGCGAGGGCGGCACGGTGACGGCGGCCAACTCCAGCTCGATCTCCGATGGCGCTGCCGCCTTGACCCTGATGCGTCAGTCCGAAGCGCATCGACGCGGGCTCAAGCCACTGGCAGTCATCCATGGCCACGCCGCTTATGCCAATGAACCCGGGTTATTTCCGACCGCACCGGTAGGCGCCATCGACAAACTGATGGGCAAGACCGGCTGGTCACTGGCCGAGGTCGATCTGTTCGAGATCAACGAAGCGTTCGCCGTCGTCGCGCTGGTCACCATGGCTCGCCTGCAGCTGCCCCATCACAAGGTCAACGTGCATGGCGGCGCCTGCGCGCTGGGCCATCCGATTGGCGCATCAGGGGCAAGGATTCTGGTGACATTGCTGTCGGCGTTGAAGCAGCGCGGACTGAAGCGAGGGGTCGCGGCGATCTGCATCGGTGGCGGCGAAGCGACTGCGATGGCCGTGGAGCTTATTGATTAA
- a CDS encoding MFS transporter, whose translation MSDSLQNPQVDGRGRSHLGFLAFVLLCFFAASSAPTPLYHLYQQAWGFSSALLTVIFAVYALSLLATLLVFGSLSDYLGRRPVILIGLLLEIISMLLFIAATDVSWLIVARVLQGVATGIATSALGAAMLDSDAQKGPLLNSITPMFGMALGALGTSALVEYAPLPMGLAYGLLLAAFVCQAVYLLRVAETVTPQPGVLKTLRPRLAVPAQARATLLLVLPADIAAWALGGFFLSLAPSLLTAATGSTSVLNGGFAVAALTLSGAISIHHLRLRAPRLALLVGCSFLAIGVSVILAAVNLGWLWLFFTGAVVAGVGFGASFLGALRLLLPLAHAHERGALMAAFLALSYLAFCIPALLAGVSIKTAGLVTTTNVYGGVVVLLAVSALAGLLIQQAGRARAT comes from the coding sequence GTGTCTGATTCTTTGCAGAACCCGCAAGTCGATGGTCGGGGGCGAAGCCACTTGGGTTTTCTGGCTTTCGTGCTGCTGTGTTTCTTTGCTGCCTCCAGTGCGCCCACGCCGCTTTACCACCTCTATCAACAGGCGTGGGGCTTCTCCTCGGCGCTGTTGACGGTGATTTTTGCCGTATACGCCCTGAGTCTGCTGGCGACGCTGCTGGTGTTCGGCTCGTTGTCGGATTACCTCGGCCGCCGCCCGGTGATATTGATCGGGCTGCTGCTGGAGATCATCTCGATGCTGCTGTTCATCGCCGCCACCGACGTCAGCTGGCTGATCGTCGCGCGGGTGTTGCAAGGCGTGGCGACCGGCATTGCCACCAGCGCGTTGGGCGCCGCGATGCTCGACAGCGATGCGCAGAAGGGCCCGCTGCTTAACAGCATCACGCCGATGTTCGGCATGGCACTGGGCGCGCTGGGGACCAGTGCGCTGGTGGAGTACGCGCCGCTGCCGATGGGCCTGGCGTATGGCTTGCTTCTCGCGGCGTTCGTGTGTCAGGCGGTCTATCTGCTGCGGGTCGCTGAAACGGTGACGCCGCAGCCGGGCGTGCTGAAAACCCTGCGGCCGCGGCTCGCCGTACCTGCGCAGGCGAGGGCGACGTTGTTGCTGGTGCTGCCCGCCGACATCGCCGCCTGGGCGCTGGGCGGATTCTTCCTGTCGCTGGCGCCGTCGCTGCTGACTGCCGCCACTGGCTCGACCTCGGTGCTCAACGGCGGCTTTGCCGTGGCAGCGCTGACCCTCAGTGGCGCGATTTCGATCCATCACCTGCGTCTGCGCGCGCCCCGGCTGGCCCTACTGGTGGGCTGCAGTTTTCTGGCGATCGGGGTTTCAGTGATTCTGGCGGCGGTGAACCTGGGCTGGTTGTGGCTGTTCTTTACCGGCGCCGTAGTGGCGGGCGTCGGCTTTGGCGCAAGCTTTCTTGGCGCGTTGCGCCTGTTGCTGCCGTTGGCCCATGCCCACGAGCGGGGTGCCTTGATGGCCGCCTTTCTGGCCTTGAGTTATCTGGCGTTCTGCATTCCGGCGCTGCTGGCCGGTGTGTCGATCAAAACGGCGGGGCTGGTGACCACCACCAATGTGTACGGTGGGGTGGTGGTCTTGCTCGCGGTGTCGGCGCTGGCCGGTCTGCTGATTCAGCAAGCCGGCAGGGCCCGGGCTACCTGA